A part of Strix aluco isolate bStrAlu1 chromosome 21, bStrAlu1.hap1, whole genome shotgun sequence genomic DNA contains:
- the CBX8 gene encoding chromobox protein homolog 8 isoform X1 translates to MELSAVGERVFAAEALLKRRIRKGRMEYLVKWKGWSQKYSTWEPEENILDARLLAAFEESFGSFNTSREREMELYGPKKRGPKPKTFLLKAQAKAKAKTYEFRSDSSRGIRVPYPGRSPQELGSTSRAREGLRNIALAPQGSSSTSTPKGDSIRDRVIRVEEKPGETPKKRGPKPRKELYKDLAETLDASKRKLGDPGDKVGDYLKARKMEEAAAGAAKFGSGHSVIQLARRQDPDLPGALPGPNRAEVGAKLGAAETYPPRLAKHRADFLDPKGQGGLDPGGPKLLHGAVSPGAVGSLYRDGVGGQAGRPSLIARIPVSRILGDPEEESWSPSLNNLEKVVVTDVTSNFLTVTIKESSTDQGFFKEKR, encoded by the exons gtacAGCACTTGGGAACCCGAGGAAAACATCCTGGATGCCCGTTTGCTCGCAGCCTTTGAGGAAAG CTTTGGTTCTTTTAACACCTCTAGGGAGCGAGAAATGGAGCTATACGGGCCCAAAAAGCGAGGCCCCAAGCCCAAAACCTTCCTGCTAAAG GCCCAGGCAAAAGCAAAAGCCAAAACCTATGAATTCCGCAGTGACTCTTCCAGGGGGATCCGGGTGCCGTATCCTGGCAGGTCCCCCCAGGAGCTGGGCTCCACGTCCCGGGCTAGGGAAGGACTGAGAAACATAGCCCTGGCTCCCCAGGGCAgctccagcaccagcacccccaagGGAGACAGCATCCGGGACCGGGTGATCCGCGTGGAGGAGAAACCCGGGGAGACCCCCAAAAAGAGAGGCCCCAAGCCCAGGAAGGAGCTTTACAAGGACCTGGCGGAGACTCTGGATGCCTCCAAGAGGAAACTGGGGGACCCGGGGGACAAGGTGGGGGACTACCTGAAGGCCAGGAAGatggaggaggcggcggcgggggcggccaaGTTCGGCTCAGGACACAGTGTCATCCAGCTGGCCCGGCGGCAGGACCCCGACCTCCCCggtgccctgcccggccccaaCCGAGCCGAGGTGGGTGCCAAGCTGGGAGCCGCCGAGACCTACCCCCCCCGGCTGGCCAAGCACCGGGCAGACTTTCTGGACCCcaaggggcagggggggctggacCCCGGCGGGCCCAAGCTCCTGCACGGCGCTGTCAGCCCGGGCGCCGTGGGCAGCCTGTACCGCGACGGCGTGGGGGGCCAGGCGGGGCGACCCTCCCTCATCGCCAGGATCCCCGTCTCCAGGATCCTGGGGGACCCCGAGGAGGAGTCCTGGAGCCCCTCTCTCAACAACCTGGAGAAGGTGGTGGTAACTGATGTGACCTCTAACTTTTTGACCGTCACCATCAAGGAGAGCAGCACGGACCAAGGATTCTTTAAAGAGAAGCGATGA